The following are encoded in a window of Fretibacter rubidus genomic DNA:
- a CDS encoding AtpZ/AtpI family protein yields the protein MSNQDGNPKSVVKSSELDAFDAKLKAMQSKHKPKDYSTKDDGTLLGMAWRMSTELLVSVLVGLGLGMGLDHLFGTKPWFLFLGLGFGIAAGIKTVLMTAEKMDAQTKHLPIGDDLPDDKSDD from the coding sequence ATGTCAAACCAAGATGGAAATCCTAAGTCAGTTGTAAAATCGTCGGAGCTCGACGCGTTTGATGCCAAGCTAAAAGCGATGCAATCAAAGCATAAGCCCAAGGATTACAGCACCAAAGACGACGGAACTTTGCTGGGGATGGCGTGGCGGATGAGCACGGAATTATTGGTTTCCGTTCTGGTCGGGTTAGGTTTGGGCATGGGTCTGGACCATCTGTTTGGGACGAAGCCTTGGTTTTTATTTTTGGGTCTTGGATTTGGGATTGCTGCGGGCATAAAGACAGTTTTGATGACGGCGGAAAAAATGGACGCCCAGACAAAACATCTGCCCATCGGCGATGATTTACCCGATGACAAGAGCGACGATTAA
- a CDS encoding F0F1 ATP synthase subunit A, whose amino-acid sequence MANDPMKQFEIKQILKLPEVAGQDISFTNSSLWMVVAVLLIIVFFALTAKGKLIPGRVQSMGEMSYEFIANMVKDTTGPEAMKFFPFVFCLFFFILFSNLIGMNPYAFTTTSHLAVTVALAVFTIAVVIVAGIWKNGFKWFKIFAPAGLPLPMYILVVPIEIISFLSRPITLAVRLFGNMTAGHIMLKLFAIFAAYLVGQGGLYIFGAIVPILGTMAIVALEFLVAALQAFVFAILTCVYLNDVYHVDH is encoded by the coding sequence GTGGCCAACGACCCCATGAAACAGTTTGAGATCAAACAGATCTTGAAACTTCCAGAAGTTGCCGGGCAGGATATTTCCTTCACCAACTCATCCCTTTGGATGGTCGTGGCGGTCCTGTTGATTATTGTTTTCTTTGCGCTGACGGCCAAAGGCAAGCTTATCCCCGGTCGTGTGCAATCGATGGGCGAAATGTCCTATGAATTTATCGCCAATATGGTGAAAGACACCACCGGGCCAGAGGCGATGAAGTTCTTCCCCTTCGTGTTCTGTCTGTTCTTTTTTATTCTATTTTCCAACTTGATCGGGATGAACCCTTACGCCTTTACGACGACGTCGCATTTGGCTGTGACTGTGGCGTTGGCTGTGTTCACAATTGCCGTGGTGATTGTCGCGGGTATTTGGAAAAACGGATTTAAGTGGTTTAAGATTTTTGCGCCTGCGGGCCTTCCCTTGCCAATGTATATTCTGGTCGTGCCGATTGAGATTATCTCTTTCCTCTCGCGCCCCATCACGCTGGCCGTTCGTTTGTTCGGTAACATGACGGCGGGCCATATTATGTTAAAGCTGTTCGCGATTTTCGCCGCCTATCTGGTCGGCCAAGGCGGGCTTTATATCTTTGGTGCGATTGTGCCGATTTTGGGAACAATGGCGATTGTCGCCCTCGAATTCCTGGTCGCGGCATTGCAAGCTTTTGTGTTTGCAATCCTCACCTGTGTTTACCTCAATGACGTATATCACGTCGATCACTAA
- a CDS encoding F0F1 ATP synthase subunit C yields the protein MDAEAAKYIGAGLAGLALFGAAIGIGNIFSSYLSGALRNPSAADSQRTNLLLGFALCEATGLFGFVLAMIMLFV from the coding sequence ATGGACGCAGAAGCAGCAAAATATATCGGCGCAGGCCTAGCGGGTCTTGCCCTTTTCGGTGCCGCCATCGGTATTGGTAACATCTTTTCAAGCTACCTTTCTGGTGCGCTTCGTAACCCATCCGCCGCTGATAGCCAGCGCACAAACTTGCTCTTGGGCTTTGCCCTTTGTGAAGCGACAGGCCTGTTCGGCTTCGTTCTCGCAATGATCATGTTGTTCGTATAA
- a CDS encoding F0F1 ATP synthase subunit B' — MAAETAYSDASDAAGSSGGMAQLDLSTWASQIFWLVITFAVLYFVLSKFILPKIDEGLTNRGDRIADDLEEAARMTQEAQQAELDYEQSMADAKAKAHNISETTRKSVEAEIEADIAKAEEEFARKQSEADTRIAKVKAAGLAKVDEVALDTVSAILDKVAGLKVPASAVKSAVSNVKG, encoded by the coding sequence ATGGCCGCTGAGACAGCCTATAGTGACGCGAGCGATGCTGCGGGTTCATCCGGTGGTATGGCGCAACTTGATCTCTCGACATGGGCGAGCCAGATTTTCTGGCTCGTCATTACCTTTGCCGTGCTTTATTTCGTCTTATCGAAATTTATCCTGCCAAAGATTGACGAAGGCCTGACCAATCGCGGTGACCGTATTGCCGATGATTTGGAAGAAGCAGCGCGCATGACCCAAGAGGCCCAACAGGCCGAGTTGGATTATGAGCAGTCTATGGCCGATGCCAAAGCCAAAGCGCACAATATCTCAGAGACAACGCGTAAATCCGTTGAGGCTGAAATCGAAGCCGATATCGCAAAGGCCGAGGAAGAGTTTGCTCGCAAACAATCCGAAGCTGATACGCGTATCGCCAAAGTCAAAGCCGCAGGCTTAGCCAAAGTGGACGAGGTCGCGCTCGACACTGTGTCTGCGATTTTGGACAAGGTTGCAGGCCTGAAAGTGCCGGCGAGCGCCGTGAAATCTGCTGTCTCTAACGTGAAAGGCTAG
- a CDS encoding F0F1 ATP synthase subunit B: MTLTIQAAVGAPFYLDSSFWVAVAVLLFIALVVYKGADKAIIKALDNRADTIKAELEEARRLREEAQALLASYKRKQKEAEEQAENIVKQARHDAAVMANQARKDLADRIERRTAMAEAKIANAQAKAEAEVRARAADIALDAAEELLQTKMSAAAKAKLIKSGIGGMGNILN; encoded by the coding sequence ATGACATTGACTATTCAAGCCGCTGTTGGAGCCCCGTTTTATCTCGATTCATCTTTTTGGGTCGCCGTCGCGGTCTTATTGTTCATTGCCCTTGTTGTTTATAAAGGCGCGGATAAAGCTATCATTAAGGCGCTAGATAATCGCGCGGATACAATTAAAGCCGAGCTTGAAGAAGCCCGCCGTCTGCGCGAAGAGGCGCAAGCTTTGCTCGCCTCTTACAAGCGCAAACAAAAAGAAGCCGAAGAGCAAGCCGAGAATATCGTCAAGCAAGCCCGCCATGACGCCGCTGTTATGGCCAATCAGGCACGCAAAGATTTGGCTGACCGTATAGAGCGCCGCACGGCGATGGCCGAAGCCAAAATCGCCAATGCCCAAGCAAAAGCCGAAGCCGAAGTGCGCGCCCGCGCGGCTGACATTGCCTTGGACGCCGCAGAAGAATTGCTACAGACGAAGATGAGCGCCGCCGCAAAAGCAAAGCTGATTAAGTCTGGCATTGGCGGGATGGGTAACATCCTGAACTAG
- the pepN gene encoding aminopeptidase N yields the protein MRTDTAPRPTLLSDYTPYNFSLDSVTLDFDLRVEATQVTTTLSVSRKAGGPMRLNGEGITLKSVSIDGQILARKDYQLTQTELVLDNVPDNCVIEIITQCNPSQNATLMGLYVSGGRFCTQCEAEGFRRITYYPDRPDVLSVFTVKITADKSKFPYLLANGNMTDNGEAPGGRHFAVWEDPFPKPCYLFALVAGDFDILEDSFTTMSGRDIPLTIYVDRGDAPRADYAMDALKRSMRWDETAFGREYDLDRFMIVAVRDFNFGAMENKGLNIFNSSLLLADGPSATDMNFERIESVVAHEYFHNWTGNRITCRDWFQLCLKEGFTVFRDQEFSADQRGAAVQRIKDVRALRARQFAEDAGPLAHPVRPSQYEKIDNFYTATIYEKGAELIRMLKTLLGADDFRKGCDYYFETLDGTAATVEQFIESFEAATDRDLSQFMLWYEQAGTPVLDVKRDSSSVTFTQSLRATPGQKTKRPMPMPIKWQVIGKDGPVSDPQMTVLNGASITVDLPNDRPDTTLSVLQDFSSPVRINSRNETGDYLRLMGGDPNSFNRWDAGQTLATKLLSTLTGAIESGRMPRVDTALRDYVSALRATLLSPDFDNNFKALTLSSPSVMTILQTRKASDPTAAALAVDWLHRAIGDRLRGDLLPLYNDLQDSGPFSPDAAAAGRRALKNASLALMGASFHPQAAPLALEQFNDATNMTDELSALVTLSQLGGRRVDQSLSRFYEKWEHNPLVIDKWFAVQAMRKLPGGIHDLSDLTEHSAYDRRNPNRVRALVGNFAMSNPHMFHNIDGTGYDFFTAQILDMDSRNPQVAARLAGAYEIWPKLDKARQALIQDQLRAIMAAGPSQNLSEIAGKILG from the coding sequence ATGCGCACCGACACAGCCCCCCGCCCCACATTATTGTCCGACTATACACCGTATAATTTTTCGCTGGATAGCGTCACCTTGGATTTTGATTTGCGGGTCGAAGCCACGCAGGTCACCACGACCCTGTCCGTGAGCCGTAAAGCAGGCGGCCCCATGCGCCTTAACGGAGAGGGTATCACACTTAAATCAGTGTCCATCGATGGCCAAATTCTGGCGCGCAAAGATTATCAGCTAACACAGACCGAACTCGTCTTGGACAATGTCCCCGATAATTGCGTTATCGAAATCATCACACAATGTAACCCGAGCCAAAATGCAACGCTGATGGGGCTATATGTCAGTGGCGGACGGTTTTGCACCCAGTGCGAAGCGGAAGGCTTTCGCCGCATTACCTACTACCCTGATCGCCCCGATGTGCTGTCTGTGTTCACGGTTAAAATCACAGCGGATAAATCCAAATTTCCTTATCTTCTGGCCAATGGCAATATGACAGATAATGGTGAGGCGCCGGGCGGGCGGCATTTTGCGGTCTGGGAAGACCCCTTCCCAAAACCGTGCTATCTTTTTGCGCTAGTCGCGGGTGATTTTGACATCTTAGAAGATAGCTTCACGACGATGTCAGGCCGCGATATTCCGCTGACGATTTATGTAGACCGTGGTGATGCCCCGCGCGCGGATTATGCCATGGACGCGTTAAAACGGTCGATGCGCTGGGACGAAACCGCTTTTGGCCGTGAATATGATCTTGACCGTTTTATGATTGTCGCTGTGCGCGATTTTAACTTTGGCGCGATGGAAAATAAGGGGCTGAACATCTTTAATTCAAGCCTTTTGCTAGCAGATGGGCCCAGTGCAACGGATATGAATTTTGAACGCATTGAAAGTGTCGTGGCCCATGAATATTTTCACAATTGGACGGGCAACCGCATTACCTGCCGTGATTGGTTCCAGCTTTGCCTGAAAGAAGGCTTCACCGTTTTCCGTGACCAAGAATTTTCCGCTGACCAACGCGGGGCGGCCGTGCAGCGCATCAAAGACGTCCGCGCCCTACGCGCGCGTCAATTTGCCGAAGATGCCGGCCCACTGGCCCATCCTGTGCGGCCCAGCCAATATGAAAAGATCGATAATTTCTACACGGCCACAATTTACGAAAAAGGCGCAGAGCTTATCCGTATGCTAAAAACCCTTTTAGGGGCGGATGATTTCCGCAAGGGCTGCGATTATTATTTTGAAACGCTGGACGGTACTGCCGCGACAGTGGAGCAGTTCATTGAAAGCTTTGAGGCCGCAACAGACCGCGACCTCTCCCAATTTATGCTGTGGTATGAACAGGCTGGCACGCCCGTGTTGGACGTGAAACGCGACAGTTCTTCTGTGACGTTCACACAAAGCCTGCGTGCAACCCCGGGGCAAAAGACCAAACGCCCCATGCCCATGCCGATTAAATGGCAAGTGATTGGCAAAGACGGCCCCGTGTCGGACCCGCAGATGACGGTCCTTAACGGGGCATCAATAACCGTGGATTTACCAAACGATCGTCCTGATACGACGCTTTCTGTCTTGCAGGATTTCTCAAGCCCTGTGCGGATTAATTCGCGCAATGAAACAGGTGATTATCTGCGCCTGATGGGCGGTGACCCCAATAGCTTTAACCGTTGGGACGCGGGCCAAACCTTGGCAACAAAATTACTATCGACCCTAACAGGGGCCATCGAATCAGGCCGCATGCCGCGTGTCGATACGGCGCTGCGCGATTATGTCTCTGCCCTGCGCGCCACATTGCTTAGTCCTGATTTTGATAATAATTTCAAGGCACTGACCCTCTCCTCACCTAGTGTGATGACAATTTTGCAGACGCGCAAAGCGTCTGATCCAACGGCAGCAGCACTGGCCGTGGATTGGTTGCACCGCGCCATTGGTGACCGTCTGCGCGGTGATTTACTGCCGCTTTATAATGACCTGCAAGATAGCGGCCCCTTTAGCCCCGATGCCGCTGCGGCCGGGCGGCGGGCGCTTAAAAACGCAAGCCTCGCCCTCATGGGAGCTTCCTTCCATCCGCAAGCCGCACCGCTAGCGTTAGAACAATTTAACGATGCGACCAATATGACGGACGAGCTTTCTGCGCTCGTCACCCTGTCACAACTCGGCGGGCGCCGCGTCGATCAATCCCTCTCGCGGTTTTATGAAAAGTGGGAGCATAATCCTCTGGTGATTGACAAATGGTTTGCCGTGCAAGCCATGCGTAAATTGCCCGGTGGTATTCATGATTTATCGGATTTGACTGAACATAGCGCCTATGATCGCCGCAATCCCAATCGCGTGCGAGCCTTGGTTGGGAATTTTGCCATGTCCAATCCGCATATGTTTCATAATATTGACGGGACTGGATATGATTTTTTCACCGCGCAAATCTTGGATATGGATAGCCGCAATCCGCAAGTTGCCGCGCGCCTCGCCGGGGCCTATGAGATTTGGCCCAAATTAGACAAAGCACGTCAAGCCCTCATCCAAGATCAACTCCGCGCCATCATGGCCGCCGGCCCTTCCCAAAACCTCAGCGAGATTGCCGGTAAGATTTTAGGGTGA
- a CDS encoding caspase domain-containing protein, with protein sequence MSKISILVGNSEYDNLSALQCCEADVAAVHELLLATGEYDHTLSVVNKSADTLKNEIRDFVDRQSAISEIFFYFTGHGVANDQGFFYCAKDFIPSEPNQTGLSDGDLDQILRAADAKAVVKVIDACQSGVRTIKSGSQIFMNDNKAGFSNFFRIASCLENQLSYTGEPLSKFTEHFIDAALQKVEGKLYYTEIIAYLRDIFVNEIDQVPFFVTQGDDRTMFCEDTTSLKSLAEKYQSVDTDNDTTEIIVTDEIVTELSILDKLKNVEESYVQPDQAQKKIDSLINIISESLENSKGFSDYYELKSSSEDSYLYASAAMQAFMIRVLEKQDRPDELVYAKHSREYKKRRRGLLGASLMASNIFGVDDEEFVDQYDLELNCPIGKARTTFIFTPKFRALKKLELNVTIAPSLPICYIFSRWTVHPLKTWDTFEEVGQELERNWYKLNWKENSQWIAESILKEFDSFIERQLAKATGE encoded by the coding sequence ATGAGTAAAATATCGATTCTTGTTGGAAATTCTGAGTATGATAATCTGTCAGCTCTTCAATGTTGTGAAGCTGATGTTGCTGCGGTTCATGAACTGCTTTTAGCAACGGGAGAATATGACCATACCCTTAGTGTTGTTAATAAGTCAGCGGACACATTAAAAAACGAAATACGCGATTTTGTAGACCGCCAAAGCGCAATTTCAGAGATATTCTTTTACTTCACAGGGCACGGGGTCGCCAATGACCAAGGTTTTTTTTACTGTGCCAAAGACTTTATACCATCAGAACCTAACCAAACTGGTTTATCGGACGGAGACTTGGATCAAATTCTAAGGGCAGCCGATGCCAAAGCAGTCGTAAAAGTAATTGATGCATGCCAATCTGGTGTCAGAACAATTAAGTCCGGTTCTCAAATTTTCATGAATGACAATAAAGCTGGTTTTTCAAACTTCTTTCGGATTGCTTCGTGCCTAGAAAATCAGCTCTCTTATACAGGTGAGCCGCTTAGTAAATTTACAGAACATTTCATTGATGCTGCTCTACAAAAAGTGGAGGGTAAACTCTACTATACAGAGATTATCGCATATCTCCGCGATATTTTTGTGAATGAAATTGATCAAGTTCCCTTCTTTGTAACGCAAGGCGATGATCGAACGATGTTTTGTGAAGACACGACAAGTTTGAAAAGTCTAGCAGAAAAATATCAGTCGGTTGATACAGACAACGACACGACCGAAATCATTGTCACAGATGAAATTGTCACGGAACTTAGCATTCTTGATAAGCTAAAAAATGTAGAAGAGAGCTATGTTCAACCTGATCAAGCGCAAAAGAAAATTGATTCACTGATAAATATAATCTCCGAGAGCTTAGAGAATTCAAAAGGGTTTTCGGACTATTATGAACTTAAATCCTCATCTGAGGATAGTTATCTGTATGCTAGTGCAGCAATGCAGGCATTTATGATAAGAGTGCTTGAAAAGCAAGATCGACCTGATGAACTCGTTTATGCAAAGCATTCGAGGGAATACAAGAAACGTAGACGGGGTTTACTGGGCGCTTCTCTCATGGCCTCAAACATATTTGGTGTCGACGATGAGGAATTTGTTGATCAATATGACCTCGAGCTTAATTGCCCCATCGGAAAAGCCAGAACAACATTCATTTTTACTCCCAAATTCAGGGCTTTGAAAAAGCTAGAACTCAACGTCACTATCGCTCCCAGTTTACCGATTTGCTACATCTTTTCTCGCTGGACAGTCCACCCTCTTAAAACTTGGGACACCTTTGAAGAGGTGGGTCAAGAATTGGAGCGGAACTGGTATAAGCTTAACTGGAAAGAAAATTCGCAGTGGATTGCAGAATCCATACTCAAAGAATTTGATAGCTTCATAGAAAGACAATTAGCAAAAGCAACTGGTGAATAG
- a CDS encoding EAL domain-containing protein, with protein MVDPRTFHGFRTHVSEERFTVMRQPVVDLHTEAILHNEWLVRFDHEAGLAGVLRPAEISGAIMDLDLSMLARAVLMLNNNSDGPGVAINLSGASMAGPGFEHALTACLSAYDGPPEKLIIELTETWDIRELDTAAAILQRLQRRGHPICLDDVGSGAASIRYLRAIDADWLKIDGDFVVAASQNPRDEAILRSLLSLRDALGVKFIAEGVETQALLAFVKALGFEAAQGFLLGKPVLEDPFLKNPVA; from the coding sequence ATGGTTGATCCACGCACATTTCACGGTTTTCGCACCCATGTCTCCGAAGAACGTTTTACGGTGATGCGCCAGCCCGTTGTCGATTTGCACACAGAGGCCATATTGCATAATGAATGGCTTGTGCGCTTTGATCACGAAGCGGGCCTTGCGGGCGTCTTACGTCCCGCCGAAATTAGCGGCGCGATTATGGATTTAGACCTGTCCATGCTCGCCCGTGCGGTGTTAATGCTCAATAACAATAGTGACGGGCCAGGCGTGGCGATCAACCTATCGGGGGCGTCTATGGCGGGACCCGGGTTTGAGCATGCGTTGACCGCCTGTTTATCCGCCTATGACGGGCCGCCCGAAAAGCTGATCATCGAGCTGACAGAGACATGGGATATTCGCGAGCTGGATACAGCAGCGGCGATTTTGCAACGCCTCCAACGGCGCGGCCATCCAATATGTCTTGATGATGTTGGGTCAGGCGCGGCCTCTATTCGGTATTTGCGCGCGATTGATGCGGATTGGCTAAAGATTGATGGCGATTTTGTCGTCGCCGCTTCGCAAAATCCACGAGATGAGGCGATATTGCGCTCTTTATTGTCATTGCGGGATGCTTTGGGCGTGAAATTCATTGCCGAGGGGGTCGAAACACAGGCGCTGCTGGCGTTCGTCAAAGCGCTGGGTTTTGAAGCCGCACAAGGCTTTTTATTGGGTAAACCTGTCCTTGAGGACCCGTTTTTGAAAAATCCAGTGGCGTAG
- a CDS encoding ATP-binding protein: protein MSQNAPIPQYHPPQAQAAGQAMPSGQNHAPASYAPPSMPSSPPPIAAEPGLSRPGSTQSAKSAAMKSLDNISQRIDKRTIQTLSFASIGFLIFFLIIAATILLGIRSSHHAQEATTSYQTSQDIASDAARNLDGQLMWIDQAVASRGNAQQIVDLVARGQNIDAALIMDAQNNVLAATTGARAAAPSLSLENFPDAGLKVVSLIGENGGVSPVIMRKAGNAYLAAILAPGSIVNYSDRTSALILSSGGLIDAPPAMGRIGTLAYLGLGADRLAAMQNGIPVSHTMNGQEVWISLRNIPNSTSIAALSIKPKTMPEGWSRNLFLLSILFIGICWLFWILLRNMMQQIGMVEEAYGQNEISQQRYRAALEGNRGGIWEIDTENNIAYLSRSLASLLGLEAKDQEISVPQFLGLFHESDRERMFSATRRAHVGGEFEIDMNVAHLPLTLSCRGRPSTRGSDYAKVVIGVAMDVTEQRGASNRLRAAEARLSDALRSMNDSFALWDPRGRLVLWNARYEEFFGFQPGNLEPGMPRETIDFHAKNVIAETYAIEGDTAQDILLTDGRWIRYQETPTQDGGFVSIGSDLSGIRTREYQLQQNEAALQKTIDVLRKSQFRIVELAENYEQEKIRAEEASQSKSEFLANMSHELRTPLNAINGFSDIMKKEMFGPLGDPRYKEYVNDILFSGQHLLSLINDILDMSKIEAGKMSLNTEFMQLNDMVTQVIRIVRGRAEENRLKLIYDDHALPEIQADPRAVKQVLLNLMTNAIKFTPEGGAVTCEVTAKSAGLIIKISDTGIGIAQEDIDRLAKPFEQIDSQHSRQHEGTGLGLALSKSLVELHGGNFKIESTLGEGTQVTFTLPNKPPTVKTVEETNEVGNEISRLAQDIADVLTDSDNHDATVPPMPHVAQQPPMPGTPQSSPVVPPAPISEMMPHSAEPSYEGQVAYEGQPSYEGQAAAQPSTGYVIAPPPKPQSAA from the coding sequence GTGAGCCAAAACGCCCCTATACCGCAATACCACCCTCCGCAGGCACAGGCTGCGGGACAGGCAATGCCCTCTGGCCAAAATCATGCCCCTGCATCTTATGCGCCCCCATCGATGCCTTCATCACCACCGCCTATTGCGGCTGAGCCAGGATTGAGCCGTCCGGGGTCGACGCAAAGCGCTAAATCCGCGGCGATGAAAAGCCTCGATAATATTTCGCAGCGCATTGATAAGCGCACCATCCAGACCTTGTCATTTGCCTCTATCGGTTTTTTGATATTCTTTCTGATTATTGCAGCCACAATTTTGCTTGGTATTCGGTCAAGTCATCACGCCCAAGAAGCAACAACGAGCTATCAAACAAGCCAAGACATAGCGAGCGACGCAGCTCGCAATCTTGATGGGCAATTAATGTGGATAGACCAAGCCGTTGCGTCGCGCGGTAACGCCCAGCAAATTGTCGATTTAGTCGCGAGAGGCCAGAACATTGACGCGGCCTTAATCATGGACGCCCAAAACAACGTCCTGGCCGCAACAACGGGCGCCAGAGCCGCAGCCCCTAGCTTGTCATTGGAAAATTTTCCTGACGCTGGATTGAAAGTCGTCTCTCTTATCGGCGAGAACGGCGGGGTCAGCCCTGTGATTATGCGTAAAGCTGGCAATGCCTATCTGGCAGCTATTTTGGCACCGGGTTCCATCGTGAATTACAGCGACCGCACATCCGCACTAATCCTAAGTAGCGGCGGATTAATCGATGCCCCACCCGCCATGGGGCGTATTGGCACGCTTGCCTATCTAGGCTTAGGGGCTGACCGCCTTGCTGCGATGCAAAACGGCATTCCCGTATCGCACACAATGAACGGACAAGAGGTTTGGATCAGCCTTCGCAATATTCCCAATTCAACATCGATTGCCGCGCTAAGTATCAAGCCAAAGACCATGCCAGAAGGCTGGTCACGGAACCTATTTTTATTATCAATTTTGTTCATTGGTATCTGTTGGCTGTTTTGGATTTTGCTGCGCAATATGATGCAACAAATTGGTATGGTTGAAGAGGCCTATGGGCAAAATGAAATTTCGCAGCAACGCTACCGCGCAGCCTTAGAAGGCAATCGTGGCGGTATTTGGGAAATTGATACTGAAAATAATATTGCCTATCTTTCGCGCTCGCTGGCCTCACTGTTGGGCTTAGAGGCAAAAGACCAAGAAATTTCTGTCCCGCAATTTTTAGGCCTGTTTCACGAAAGCGATAGAGAGCGTATGTTTTCAGCGACGCGCCGCGCCCATGTTGGCGGCGAGTTTGAAATTGATATGAATGTCGCGCATCTGCCGCTGACACTATCGTGCCGCGGGCGGCCGTCCACACGGGGCTCAGACTACGCCAAAGTCGTCATCGGCGTGGCTATGGACGTCACAGAACAACGCGGTGCTAGTAACCGTTTGCGCGCTGCGGAAGCGCGTCTGTCTGACGCGCTGCGGTCCATGAATGATAGCTTTGCGCTTTGGGATCCGCGCGGGCGTCTTGTATTGTGGAACGCGCGCTATGAAGAATTTTTTGGGTTTCAGCCTGGCAATCTAGAACCAGGTATGCCGCGCGAAACAATTGATTTTCATGCCAAAAACGTCATTGCCGAGACCTATGCAATCGAAGGCGACACGGCCCAAGATATCTTGCTGACAGATGGCCGCTGGATTCGCTATCAAGAAACGCCAACCCAAGACGGCGGTTTTGTTAGTATTGGGTCTGACCTTTCGGGTATTCGCACACGTGAATATCAGTTGCAGCAAAACGAGGCTGCGCTACAAAAGACAATTGACGTCTTGCGTAAATCACAGTTCCGTATCGTGGAACTGGCCGAGAATTATGAGCAAGAGAAAATTCGAGCCGAAGAGGCCAGCCAATCTAAATCAGAATTTCTAGCCAATATGAGCCATGAGCTTCGCACGCCGCTGAATGCGATTAACGGCTTTTCCGATATTATGAAAAAGGAAATGTTCGGGCCACTGGGTGACCCGCGCTATAAAGAATATGTCAATGACATCCTATTTTCTGGTCAACATCTGCTATCACTGATTAATGATATTTTGGATATGTCCAAGATTGAAGCCGGGAAAATGTCGCTCAATACAGAATTTATGCAGCTTAATGACATGGTCACGCAAGTCATTCGGATTGTAAGGGGACGGGCCGAAGAGAACCGTCTGAAGCTGATTTATGATGATCACGCTCTCCCTGAAATTCAAGCGGACCCGCGCGCCGTGAAACAGGTGCTTTTGAACCTGATGACCAATGCGATTAAATTCACCCCCGAAGGCGGCGCAGTGACATGCGAAGTCACGGCCAAATCGGCTGGGCTTATTATTAAAATATCCGACACGGGTATTGGTATTGCGCAAGAAGATATTGATCGTTTGGCCAAACCGTTTGAGCAAATCGATAGCCAACATTCGCGCCAACATGAAGGCACTGGACTTGGTCTGGCGCTATCCAAATCCTTGGTCGAGCTTCACGGCGGTAATTTCAAAATCGAATCCACCTTAGGCGAAGGCACACAGGTCACATTCACTCTGCCTAACAAACCGCCGACGGTTAAAACTGTTGAAGAGACTAACGAAGTTGGCAATGAGATTTCACGTCTGGCCCAAGATATTGCCGATGTCCTCACCGATAGCGACAATCATGATGCAACTGTGCCACCTATGCCGCATGTTGCGCAACAACCGCCGATGCCTGGGACGCCGCAATCATCCCCCGTTGTGCCCCCTGCCCCAATATCTGAGATGATGCCGCATAGCGCAGAGCCATCTTACGAAGGACAGGTGGCTTACGAAGGACAGCCATCTTATGAAGGACAGGCGGCTGCGCAGCCCAGCACAGGCTACGTCATCGCCCCGCCGCCAAAACCGCAATCAGCAGCCTAG